In Mesorhizobium sp. M9A.F.Ca.ET.002.03.1.2, the DNA window GGCGCCGGTCTCGGCCAGTTCGGCGAGCACCTTGCTGCGATCGGCCCGCAGCGTGTTGACCCTCAGATCCAGCGGCGGGCGGGTCGCCAGCGCCGCGCCTTCGTCGACCCAGCTGGCGCCGAAGGCCTGCTCGAAAGGCGGCTCGCACCAATCCGGAATATCGGCGCGCACCGCCGGCGGCGCATCGGCAAGCCTGCCATCGGCGACCGCCTCCAACTCGTCGGCGTTGAGCAGCGGCGGCGCGAACTTGTCGCCATCGAGCGCTTCGTTCAGCGACTGCGCCGTCTGGCCCCATTCGAGCAGCAGAGCGCCGAAAGCGATGGCGCGCGGCGTGTCTTCGCCTAGCAAAAACCCGGCCGAGCGCTTCCGGCGCAGCGCGTCGTAGACGATGTTGCCGATCGCCGCGCGATCGCCGCCGCCGGCAAAGCGATGCGACAGACCCCAGTCCTTCAGCGCATCGGCCACCGGCCGGTGACGCTGGCCGATATCCTCCAGCACTTCGATGGCTGCCGCCAGCCGTCCGCCCAGTCTCATCTTTGTCTTCCATTATTCAGCAAATCAATTCCGGCCCTGCTCTTAGAGCTTTTCATGCCGTGAATGAAACAGTTCTGTTTGCCCGATGGCGAAACGAACCATCCGGAAGGCGGCGAGTGTCCGTCGATGCATCGCGAGCCGCCCCGACCAAGTGGGCGCCGGCCTGCGGAAAACAAACAACTCGGTCAATACATGACAAGTCTCTAATGCGCGCAACTGGCGCGCACAAGCATGCCGCTTGGAGCAACGCTCTGCTTTCCAAGTTTTTCGGTTGCGAATACTCTCCCCGCTGTGATTCGCGTCGCAGAAAAGGCGGAGCCGCGGATCGATACGAGGAGAGGGCAATGAAAACTTATCTGGCGGAAGTTCTGGGCACATTTCTACTGGTGTTCATCGGTACGGCTTCGGTGGTGACGGGCGGCTTCGGCGGCGCGTTGCCGCTGGGCCAGGAAGGCATCGGCCTTGCGTTCGGTATCGGCCTGATTGCGGCGGCCTATGCGATCGGCCCGATTTCGGGCGCGCATCTCAACCCGGCGGTGACGCTCGGCGTGTTCCTTGCCGGCCGGATGCAGGCCAAGGATGTCGTCCCCTATTGGATCGCGCAGGTCATCGGCGCCATCATCGCTTCGCTGGCGCTGTGGATCATCGTCTCCGGGCAGGTCGGCGGACATACCGGCGGCTTCGGCGCCAATGGCTGGGACGCGACGAAATGGGGCGTCAGCTCGGCATTCCTGTGGGAATTGATCGGAACCTTTACCTTCGTCACGGTGATCCTCGGCGTCACCAGCGGCAGCCACGCGACGGCCTTTGCCGGCCTGGTCATCGGGCTGACGCTGGCGGGGCTGCACTTCGCCATCATTCCGGTGACCGGCACATCGCTCAATCCAGCCCGCTCGATCGGCCCGGCGCTGTTTTCGGGCAGTGCCGCGATCGGCCAGCTCTGGCTGTTCATCGTCGCACCGCTGATCGGCGGCGCGATCGCAGGCGTGGTCGCCAAGACGCGCATCTTCGAGAAAGACTGACGGCCAAAGGCCTGAATCAAGAAAGGCGCGGGCCTAGCCCGCGCCTTTTTGTTTGGACAGGGCCTTTCCCGGCTCAGGCGAGTTCGAAGCGATCGGTGTTCATCACTTTGTTCCACGCCGCCACGAAATCTTTGGCAAACTTCTCCTTCGCATCCGCGGTAGCATAGACTTCCGCGAGAGCGCGCAGCTGAGAGTGCGAACCGAAGATGAGGTCCGCACGGGTGCCGCTCCATTTGAGCTCGCCTGTCGCCCGGTCGCGTCCTTCGAACACCTCCTTGGCATCCGATGTCGCCTTCCACACCGTGCCCATGTCGAGCAGGTTGACGAAGAAGTCGTTCGTCAGCGTCTCAGGCCGCTTGGTGAAGACGCCGTGCTTCGACTGCCCGGCATTTGCGCCGAGAACACGCAGGCCGCCGACGAGGACCGTCATCTCTGGCGCCGTCAACGTCAGCAATTGCGCCCGATCCACCAGCGCCTCCTCGGGGGACAGGCGCTGCCTGCCGCTGAGATAGTTGCGGAAACCGTCGGCGGCCGGTTCGAGCGGGGCGAAGGAGTCGACGTCGGTCTGCTCCTGCGACGCGTCCATGCGCCCCGGCGTGAACGAAACCTTCACGTCGTTGCCGGCGGCCTTCGCGGCCTTTTCGATCGCGGCGCCGCCGCCGAGAACGATCAGGTCGGCAAGCGAGACTTTCTTGTCGCCGGACTGTGCAGCGTTGAACTCGTTGCGGATCGCGTGGAGCGTCTCCAACACCGTCGCCAGTTGAGCCGGCTGGTTGACGTCCCAGTCCTTCTGCGGCGCGAGGCGAATGCGCGCTCCGTTGGCGCCACCGCGCTTGTCGGAGCCACGGAAGGTCGAGGCGGACGCCCAGGCCGTTGAGACCAGTTGCGGCACCGAAAGGCCGGAGCCGAGGATTTTCGCCTTCAGGGCGGCAACGTCCTGCTCGTCGATCAGTACATGGTCGACTGCCGGGATTGGATCCTGCCACGGCAGCTCTTCCTCGGGAACGAGCGGGCCGAGATAGCGCACGATCGGACCCATGTCGCGATGGGTCAGCTTGTACCACGCGCGGGCGAAGGCATCGGCGAACTGGTCCGGATTCTCATGGAAGCGCCGCGAGATCTTTTCGTAGGCAGGATCGAACCGCAGGGAGAGGTCGGTGGTCAGCATGGATGGCGCGTGACGCTTGGCCGCGTCGTGCGCATCCGGCACCGTGCGCGCGCCCGCGCCGCCCTTCGGCGTCCACTGGTGCGCGCCGGCCGGGCTCTTGGTCAGCTCCCATTCGAAGCCGAACAGATTGTCGAAGAAGTTATTGCCCCATTTCGTCGGCGTCGTGGTCCAGGTCACTTCCAGGCCGCTGCCGATCGCGTCACCGCCTTTGCCGGTGCCAAACGTGTTCGCCCAGCCGAGGCCCTGCTCCTCGATACCGGCGGCTTCCGGCTCCGGGCCCACCAGCGCGGCATCGCCGGCGCCGTGGGTCTTGCCGAAAGTGTGGCCGCCGGCGATGAGCGCGACGGTCTCCTCGTCGTCCATGGCCATGCGCGCGAAGGTCTCGCGGATATCGCGCGCCGCGGCCAGCGGATCCGGGTTGCCGTTCGGCCCTTCCGGATTGACGTAGATCAGGCCCATCTGCACGGCAGCGAGCGGGTTCTGGAGATCGCGTTCGCCGCTGTAGCGCTCGTCCGCCAGCCACTTGCCTTCGGGCCCCCAGTAGATGTCCTGTTCGGGCTCCCAGACGTCTGCGCGCCCGCCGGCGAAACCGAACGTCTTGAAACCCATCGATTCCAGCGCGACGTTGCCGGTGAGGATCATCAGGTCGGCCCAGGAGATCCTGCGGCCGTATTTCTGCTTGATCGGCCACAGCAGCCGGCGGGCCTTGTCCAGATTGACGTTATCAGGCCAGCTGTTGAGCGGCGCGAAGCGTTGCTGGCCGGCTCCGGCGCCGCCGCGGCCGTCGCCGATGCGATAGGTGCCGGCGCTGTGCCAGGCCATGCGGATGAACAGCGGCCCGTAATGGCCGAAGTCGGCCGGCCACCACTCCTGCGAGTCCGTCATCAGGGCATGCAGGTCCTTGATCACGGCGTTCAGGTCGAGGCTTTTGAACTCCTTGGCGTAATCGAACGCCTCGCCCATCGGATCGGACAGGGCCGACTGCTGGTGGAGAATTTGGACGTTCAGCTGGTTCGGCCACCAGTCGCGATTGGCCCTGGCAATGGTTGTGTGCACGACCGGGCACTTGCCCGCGCTGCTGTCATCGGTCTTTGCGTCCATCGTTCTCTCCGATTTGCTGACTTTTCCGGGATTTGTTGGTTTTCCCGACGGGCCATGAGCCACGCCACTCTGGAATGGTTCCAGACTAGGCCGCATTGCCGATAAAGACAAATTGCCTTTCCTGTTTATTGCGATAGGATTTCCTTATGATTGGTCTCACCGTCCGGCAGATGCAATATTTCGAGGCGCTGGCGCAGACGCTTCACTTCGGCCGCGCCGCGAAGCTGGCCGGCGTCAGCCAGCCGGCGCTGTCCTCGCAGATCGCGGAGATGGAGCTGCGGCTCAACTGCCGGCTGTTCGAGCGCGGCGGCAAATCGGTGCGGATGACCGACGAGGCGCTGGGCATGCTGCCGCGCATCGAGCGCATTCTTGCCGACATACGCGAGATCGAGACCGCGGCCCGGCGCGGCCGCCCGGCCATGGAAGGCCGCTTCCGGCTCGGCATCATCCCGACGGTGGCGCCCTATCTCCTGCCGCATGTGCTGCCGGAGCTGAAACGGCAGTTTCCGGCCTTGCAGCTCGAACTGCGCGAAGCGGTGACCGCGTCGCTGGTCGAGGATACCACCACGGGACGGCTCGACGCCTTCATCGCCGCGCTTCCCCTCGACCAGCCCGGCCTGATCACCGAAGAGCTCTTCCGCGACCGCTTCTTCCTGGCCGTGCCGACCGGCGATCCCGCCTTCGCCTCGCCGCCGGTTCCACCGGAAAGCCCGGCGCTGGAAAGGCTGATGCTGCTGGAGGAAGGCCATTGCCTGCGCGAACAGGCGCTCGCCGTCTGCGGCAGCGTGCGGCCGGTGGCGATGGCAAGCTACGGCGCGACCAGCCTGACGACGCTCTTACAGATGGTGGCGCATGGGCTCGGCGTCACGCTCATTCCGGAAATGGCGGCAGGCCCGGCCGGCGCCATGCGAGACCTGAAGATCGTGCCGTTCCAGGAGCCGATGCCGCAACGCACGATCTGCCTCGCATGGCGGCGCAACAAGGTTCGCCACGACGAATGCGTCGAGCTGGCGAAGATTATTCGGGGGTTGGGAGAGGTGGTGTTGGCGGCGTGAGGCGCAGGTGCCGCATACTTGCCAGTCAAAGTTCGCTTTCGACCTAAAGGGGGCGACCAACTCCCAGCCGACAGGTCGGCTGGCGCGAAAGCGGACGTCGGGTGCACCGTTCGAATCGCATCCGGCGCGCCAACTACCGCCAAGGGCCGCCATGATTAAGCCAGAGCCGCATCGGCTACGCTGGTCGAGATCGGCATATATTCGGGAGCGGAGGCAAGGCGGCTCTCGGCGGTGAAAAATTCGAATCGCTTGGAGTGAAGCTGCAGGGTTGCGCCATCACTGGGCGCACTTGGCTCAATTCGATCGACCTGAATCGGCCAGCGCATCTTGCTTGAAGCGGATTCGCTCTTTCGGCGCGATCACGCCGGTGGAAAGGGCCGCGAGGGCGGCGTCGCCAGCGTGAGCAGGTTGCCGTCTGGATCACGTACCTGCGCCAGCGTCGAATAATCGCCCTCGATGTCGTCTCCGAGTGCAATCCCCAACCCCTGCAGCCTGCGGCGCTCGGCCGCGACATCGTCGACGTAAAGGAATATCACACCTCTGTCGGCGATCTCGTTGCTGGTTGAAAGCATGACCCCGCCCTGGTCGGAAAGCTCCCACTGCACCAGCGTGTCCATCGGCCGGTAATCCGGCCCACGACCGAGCAGCTTCGTATACCAGCCTTCGGCCGCCGCAAGGTCCGCGGTCAGCAATGCGGTGTAGATCTTCCGCAGGTTCATTTGCTTTCTCCGGACTAAGCTCGGCGTTAACTCCTCCTCGACCAGAAAGGTTCCGTGCCATTTGGAATGTGCGGCCGCGCCGTTTTTTCAGTCAATGAGAGACTTCCCGATAAGGCGCAGCGCGACAAAAGGCGCGGCGGCCGGAACGATCCACATGAGATGACGTTTTGTGTGAGATCGCTCAAGGGAAGCGTCATGAACAATCTGCAACTCACGCGCAATCCAATCGCCAAGACCGGAATGCTCATCCGCAAGCCGGTCGAGCATGTATTCGAAGCGATTGTGAACCCCGGCGTGACGACGAAGTTCTGGTTCAGCAAGGGCAGCGGAAGGCTCGAGACCGGCAAGGCGGTCACGTGGGAATGGGAGAGCCACGATGTCTCCATCGAGGTGACGCCGAAGGTCGTGGAGCCCAACAAGCGGGTGGTGATCGAGTGGCCTGGCTATAGCGGCCCGACGACTGTGGAATGGACGTTCCAATCCATTCCCGGCGGCACGACCTTTGTACGCGTGCAGGAATCCGGATGGACGGGAGATGCCGATAAGCTCATGCGCTATGTCGCCGATTCCACGCAAGGCTTCACGCTTTTGCTTGCGGGGCTAAAGGCGTGGCTCGAGCACGGCATCCAGTTGAACCTGACGCTCGATCGCTATCCGAAGGATATCGAGGACCAACAGTTCGAGTAAGACCGAGCGGAAACTCGTCGTGCAGAAAATTTGGGACCAGCAGCCGGCGGTATCGGAGAAAGGCCCTTCGGGTCAGGCGATCAAACCACGTGATCCAAGGAGGAAAATATGGACCGAAAACTCGTTGAGCCCGACGTGAGCGATCGACCGCATGATACGCGCGTCGAGCGAGTGATGAGCGCCTCATGCCAAGCCATCTACAGGAGCTTCACGACGGACTGGGAGGGCTGGTTCGCACTCGAAGGCGCTCTCATCGCCGATCCGGTCCTGAACGGCCAGTTGTTCTTCGTGGTGGAGCACGAGGGCAAACGCCATCCCCATTACGGTCGCTTTCTCACGCTGGAGCCTGACCGCAAGGTCGAACTGACATGGCTCACGGGCACGGATGGCACGCAGGGCGCAGAGACCGTGCTTTCTGTCGATCTTGAGCCGCGCGCAGGTGGATGTACGCTGACGCTAATCCACCGCGGCTTCTACGACCAAGAGCACGCAGATCATCACGGCAAATCTTGGGAGCAGATTCTTGCCGGGCTCGACAAGCGCCTGACGAACTGACGATAACTAACCGAGAGATCACGGCGCCGCGCGCCGCCGTGAAAGCGGCGCTAACGAACATCCTGCTCAACCGGCCCCGTGCGGCTAGCCGGCGACAGAATTCCTCGGGCCACCACAGCATGGAGGCCATTCCGCCCATGACGAGAAGTATCGGCTGCTGGGCCGGATTGCCGACGCTCTGCGTCGCGAGATCGACCCCATCGGCACGGGGATCACCAGATCGTTCATGCCAGGCCTTCGCGGCGCAGAGCCGCTTGAACGGCAGGCCGCACTTCGATGCGCGCGATGTAATCGCGAAGCGGCTCGGGCAGTGGAAATCCGAGCTCCGCCGCGCCGCGGGCCAACTGGAACAGATAAGGATCCGCGACGGTGAAGGTCTCCCCGAACAGATACCCCCGCTCCAGCCGGCCCGCGGCGAAGCGAAGCCAGTGCAGTATTTCCTGGGTGACCGGCTCCCTGACGTCTTCTGGAAGCGCCAGGTACGTGGGAAAGCGCTTGTGAATCTCGGTCGCGATGAAGCTCAGCATCTCGAGCAGGCGGTAGCGGCCCAGATGACCGTGCGGCGCGAGCTCCGGCGCGCGATCCGCGACCCAGGCTAGGATCGCGACATTCTCGGTCAGCACCTCTCCGTCGTCGAACACGAGAGCGGGTACATAGCCCGTCGGATTGATATCGGTATAGCG includes these proteins:
- a CDS encoding aquaporin; the protein is MKTYLAEVLGTFLLVFIGTASVVTGGFGGALPLGQEGIGLAFGIGLIAAAYAIGPISGAHLNPAVTLGVFLAGRMQAKDVVPYWIAQVIGAIIASLALWIIVSGQVGGHTGGFGANGWDATKWGVSSAFLWELIGTFTFVTVILGVTSGSHATAFAGLVIGLTLAGLHFAIIPVTGTSLNPARSIGPALFSGSAAIGQLWLFIVAPLIGGAIAGVVAKTRIFEKD
- the katG gene encoding catalase/peroxidase HPI, coding for MDAKTDDSSAGKCPVVHTTIARANRDWWPNQLNVQILHQQSALSDPMGEAFDYAKEFKSLDLNAVIKDLHALMTDSQEWWPADFGHYGPLFIRMAWHSAGTYRIGDGRGGAGAGQQRFAPLNSWPDNVNLDKARRLLWPIKQKYGRRISWADLMILTGNVALESMGFKTFGFAGGRADVWEPEQDIYWGPEGKWLADERYSGERDLQNPLAAVQMGLIYVNPEGPNGNPDPLAAARDIRETFARMAMDDEETVALIAGGHTFGKTHGAGDAALVGPEPEAAGIEEQGLGWANTFGTGKGGDAIGSGLEVTWTTTPTKWGNNFFDNLFGFEWELTKSPAGAHQWTPKGGAGARTVPDAHDAAKRHAPSMLTTDLSLRFDPAYEKISRRFHENPDQFADAFARAWYKLTHRDMGPIVRYLGPLVPEEELPWQDPIPAVDHVLIDEQDVAALKAKILGSGLSVPQLVSTAWASASTFRGSDKRGGANGARIRLAPQKDWDVNQPAQLATVLETLHAIRNEFNAAQSGDKKVSLADLIVLGGGAAIEKAAKAAGNDVKVSFTPGRMDASQEQTDVDSFAPLEPAADGFRNYLSGRQRLSPEEALVDRAQLLTLTAPEMTVLVGGLRVLGANAGQSKHGVFTKRPETLTNDFFVNLLDMGTVWKATSDAKEVFEGRDRATGELKWSGTRADLIFGSHSQLRALAEVYATADAKEKFAKDFVAAWNKVMNTDRFELA
- a CDS encoding hydrogen peroxide-inducible genes activator, which gives rise to MIGLTVRQMQYFEALAQTLHFGRAAKLAGVSQPALSSQIAEMELRLNCRLFERGGKSVRMTDEALGMLPRIERILADIREIETAARRGRPAMEGRFRLGIIPTVAPYLLPHVLPELKRQFPALQLELREAVTASLVEDTTTGRLDAFIAALPLDQPGLITEELFRDRFFLAVPTGDPAFASPPVPPESPALERLMLLEEGHCLREQALAVCGSVRPVAMASYGATSLTTLLQMVAHGLGVTLIPEMAAGPAGAMRDLKIVPFQEPMPQRTICLAWRRNKVRHDECVELAKIIRGLGEVVLAA
- a CDS encoding VOC family protein, whose translation is MNLRKIYTALLTADLAAAEGWYTKLLGRGPDYRPMDTLVQWELSDQGGVMLSTSNEIADRGVIFLYVDDVAAERRRLQGLGIALGDDIEGDYSTLAQVRDPDGNLLTLATPPSRPFPPA
- a CDS encoding SRPBCC family protein, translated to MNNLQLTRNPIAKTGMLIRKPVEHVFEAIVNPGVTTKFWFSKGSGRLETGKAVTWEWESHDVSIEVTPKVVEPNKRVVIEWPGYSGPTTVEWTFQSIPGGTTFVRVQESGWTGDADKLMRYVADSTQGFTLLLAGLKAWLEHGIQLNLTLDRYPKDIEDQQFE
- a CDS encoding SRPBCC domain-containing protein, with the protein product MDRKLVEPDVSDRPHDTRVERVMSASCQAIYRSFTTDWEGWFALEGALIADPVLNGQLFFVVEHEGKRHPHYGRFLTLEPDRKVELTWLTGTDGTQGAETVLSVDLEPRAGGCTLTLIHRGFYDQEHADHHGKSWEQILAGLDKRLTN
- a CDS encoding glutathione S-transferase N-terminal domain-containing protein; translation: MKLYSAPGFSSLADHIAMLEAGIQFDVVKVDIETKQIEGGGRYTDINPTGYVPALVFDDGEVLTENVAILAWVADRAPELAPHGHLGRYRLLEMLSFIATEIHKRFPTYLALPEDVREPVTQEILHWLRFAAGRLERGYLFGETFTVADPYLFQLARGAAELGFPLPEPLRDYIARIEVRPAVQAALRREGLA